A genomic region of Arachis stenosperma cultivar V10309 chromosome 9, arast.V10309.gnm1.PFL2, whole genome shotgun sequence contains the following coding sequences:
- the LOC130950715 gene encoding ATP-dependent DNA helicase 2 subunit KU70, with protein MDFEHESDDPFRDDEDDPDAHLSLEKESTKEYVVYLVDASPKMFTSTCPASADDQKEESHFHIALSCISQSLKNQIINRSYDELAICFFNTREKRNIQELSGVFVFNVPERDYLDRPTARLIKEFDRIEESFAKDIGSQHGIVPGTRENSLYNAIWVAQALLRKGSAKTVDKRVLLFTNEDDPFGCIKGAIKSDMKRMTLQRAKDAQDLGISIELLPLSHPSDPFNVSQFYAELIGLEEDELADFMPSSGNKLEDMKDQLRKRMFKKRIVKKLKFIIVDGISIELNSYALIRPTVPGAITWLDSVTNQPLKSERTFICADTGALVEESTKRFHPYKNQNIVFSTKELSEIKRFSTGHLHLLGFKPLSCLRDYYNLKPSTFLYPSDEAMDGSICIFIALHRSMIQLKRFAVAFYGGSSRPQLVALIAQDEIIQSGGQIEPPGMHMISLPYSDDIRLVEERHSEKVGMVTRASNDQIKKAADVIKRIDLKDFSICQFANPGLQRHYAVLQALALEEDEIPEIKDETLPDEEGLARPGVVKALEEFKTSVYGENYDEECEANAKPSEASKKRKAQAEVATKECENYDWGELADTGKLKDLTVVELKYYLTAHNLPVSGKKEALVSRILTHMKK; from the exons atgGATTTTGAGCATGAATCTGATGATCCTTTCAGAGACGACGAGGATGACCCCGATGCTCACCTCTCTCtg GAAAAAGAGTCCACAAAGGAGTACGTGGTTTACCTGGTAGATGCTTCCCCTAAAATGTTCACCTCAACTTGCCCTGCCTCTGCG GATGATCAAAAGGAAGAAAGTCACTTCCACATTGCTCTCAGCTGTATCTCTCAATCACTCAAGAATCAAATCATCAACAGGTCCTATGACGAACTTGCCATTTGCTTTTTTAACACT AGGGAGAAGAGAAACATACAAGAATTGAGTGGTGTTTTTGTATTTAATGTTCCTGAAAGAGACTATCTAGATAGGCCAACTGCTAGGCTCATAAAAGAATTTGACCGCATCGAGG AATCTTTTGCCAAAGACATTGGAAGCCAGCATGGTATTGTGCCTGGGACTAGAGAAAATTCTCTCTACAATGCTATTTGGGTGGCACAAGCTCTTCTTCGTAAGGG GTCAGCAAAGACAGTTGATAAACGTGTGCTTTTGTTCACAAATGAAGATGATCCTTTTGGGTGTATTAAAGGGGCTATCAAATCAGATATGAAAAGAATGACGTTGCAGAGAGCTAAG GATGCACAGGATCTTGGCATCTCTATTGAACTTCTTCCGTTGAGTCATCCGAGTGATCCGTTTAATGTATCTCAGTTCTATGCT GAGTTGATTGGGCTTGAAGAAGATGAACTTGCTGACTTCATGCCATCATCCGGAAACAA ATTGGAGGACATGAAAGATCAGCTAAGAAAGCGCATGTTTAAGAAACGCATAGTTAAAAAGCTCAAATTCATTATAGTGGATGGTATATCTATAGAATTAAACTCGTATGCTTTAATTCGCCCCACTGTTCCAG GAGCAATCACATGGCTTGATTCTGTCACAAATCAACCTTTGAAG AGTGAAAGAACCTTCATTTGTGCCGATACTGGTGCCTTGGTCGAAGAATCTACTAAACGGTTTCATCCTTATAAAAA CCAGAATATCGTTTTTTCAACGAAGGAGCTATCTGAGATCAAAAGATTTTCGACTGGACACTTGCATCTTTTAGGTTTCAAGCCACTAAGTTGCTTAAGAGATTATTACAACTTGAAGCCATCAACCTTCCTTTACCCTAGTGATGAG GCTATGGATGGTAGCATCTGTATCTTTATTGCCCTTCATAGGTCCATGATACAGCTCAAACG TTTTGCAGTTGCATTTTATGGTGGTTCATCTCGACCTCAATTGGTTGCCCTAATTGCACAG GATGAAATTATCCAGTCAGGTGGTCAGATTGAGCCGCCTGGAATGCACATGATTTCTCTTCCGTATTCTGATGACATTAGACTTGTTGAAGAG CGTCATTCAGAAAAAGTTGGAATGGTGACTAGAGCAAGTAACGATCAAATAAAGAAAGCAGCTGATGTAATTAAGCGTATTGACTTGAAAGATTTTTCCATATGCCAATTTGCTAACCCAG GCTTGCAGAGACACTATGCAGTATTGCAGGCATTAGCTCTGGAGGAGGATGAGATTCCAGAAATAAAAGATGAAACATTACCTGACGAGGAAGGCTTGGCCAG ACCAGGAGTGGTGAAGGCATTAGAAGAATTCAAGACCTCAGTTTATGGAGAGAATTACGACGAGGAATGTGAAGCCAATGCGAAGCCAAGTGAAGCCTCCAAGAAACGAAAAGCACAAGCTGAGGTCGCAACAAAAGAGTGTGAAAACTATGATTGGGGTGAACTTGCTGATACTGGAAAG TTGAAGGATTTGACTGTGGTGGAGCTAAAATATTATCTTACAGCACATAATCTTCCTGTTTCTGGGAAGAAGGAGGCCTTAGTGAGTCGAATATTAACTCACATGAAAAAATGA
- the LOC130950716 gene encoding probable protein phosphatase 2C 33, translated as MGSCVSITVETGPCAPISESNGNENGRGNGNEKRRQRRRRTQLQRQPQPHSSSVHRGCSSSSAAFDYRVDEDSLHRIPGRIFLNGSTRIASLYCKQGRKGQNQDAMLLWENVCSKEDTVFCGVFDGHGPHGHRIAKKVRDSFPLILMAEWDLHLHNNKDGLCSSSAAVEKPNLESHDTNALEAVRESYVKACKLMDKEINMQNNFDCYCSGTTAVTVVKQGQHLVIGNVGDSRAVLCTRDHDDSLVPVQLTTDFKPSLPREAERIKLSKGRVFGLPNEPEVARVWLPNIDSPGLAMSRAFGDFCLKDFGLISLPDVSYHHISDKDEFVVLATDGIWDVLSNREVLGIVGSVPRSCAARIVVDSAVHAWRTKFPAAKIDDCSVVCLFFDSDSDQGKSPSSAEDMMMMMDEQSEVGTVLSATNTIVGPMQPLKSRTNTTSK; from the exons ATGGGATCATGCGTGTCAATAACGGTGGAAACAGGGCCTTGTGCTCCGATCTCTGAATCGAATGGGAATGAGAATGGCAGAGGAAATGGGAATGAGAAGCGGCgacagaggaggaggaggacacaATTACAGCGACAACCACAACCGCATTCAAGCTCAGTTCACCGCGGTTGTTCTTCCTCGTCCGCCGCCTTCGATTACAGGGTGGATGAAGATAGCTTGCATAGAATTCCCGGAAGGATCTTTCTTAATGGATCCACCCGCATTGCTTCCCTGTATTGTAAGCAAGGTAGAAAAGGCCAGAACCAAGATGCTATGCTTCTTTGGGAG AACGTTTGCTCAAAAGAGGACACTGTTTTTTGTGGTGTGTTTGATGGGCATGGACCTCATGGGCATAGGATTGCAAAGAAAGTGAGGGATTCCTTCCCTCTAATACTTATGGCTGAATGGGATTTGCATCTTCATAACAATAAAGATGGACTCTGCAGCAGTTCTGCAGCTGTAGAGAAACCCAACCTAGAGAGCCATGACACAAATGCTTTGGAGGCAGTTAGAGAATCTTATGTGAAGGCTTGTAAGCTTATGGACAAAGAAATCAACATGCAGAATAATTTTGACTGCTATTGCAGTGGGACTACAGCAGTTACCGTGGTTAAGCAG GGACAGCACCTTGTAATTGGGAATGTCGGGGACTCGAGAGCTGTGTTGTGTACCCGAGATCATGACGATTCTCTTGTTCCTGTTCAGTTAACAACTGACTTTAAGCCAAGTCTTCCAA GGGAAGCAGAGAGGATAAAGCTTTCTAAGGGAAGGGTGTTTGGCCTTCCAAATGAACCAGAGGTAGCTCGAGTATGGCTGCCTAACATCGATTCACCAGGGCTTGCTATGTCGCGAGCTTTCGGAGATTTTTGCCTCAAGGATTTTGGCCTCATCTCTCTTCCTGATGTCTCCTATCATCACATTTCTGACAAGGATGAATTTGTGGTATTAGCTACTGATGGG ATTTGGGATGTGTTATCAAACAGAGAAGTACTGGGCATTGTGGGCAGCGTGCCACGATCATGTGCAGCTCGAATCGTCGTGGACTCGGCTGTTCATGCATGGAGGACTAAGTTCCCCGCTGCCAAGATTGATGATTGTTCTGTCGTGTGCCTCTTCTTTGATTCAGATTCAGATCAGGGTAAGTCACCATCCTCTGCAGAAgacatgatgatgatgatggatgAGCAATCTGAGGTTGGAACTGTTTTATCTGCCACTAACACTATAGTTGGCCCAATGCAACCATTGAAATCAAGAACCAACACCACCTCTAAGTAA
- the LOC130947914 gene encoding phosphoglucan, water dikinase, chloroplastic, with translation MDCVRGLQCHSSTSPFRFTHPSSSSSSSSFFFLPPPLTRRLRFRSTHTLPLLTLSVLSSTQTREEHTTKKKKAKAKDKVQLHVQLDHQVEFGDHVAILGSTKELGSWKNNVPMNWTENGWVCDLNLDLKAGQEDENALQFKFVIVKNDNTLVWEDGDNRVLKLPTKPGNFATLATWNATDENMELMPLELDEDHGGGDDDASAAEDQGNGASPVLEADSETSSFVGQWQGKSISFMRSNEHESHETQRKWDTSGLQGLALRLVEGDQSARNWWRKLDIVRDIIDGSLQGEDSLNALIYSAIYLKWINTGQIPCFEDGGHHRPNRHAEISRLIFRELERHTSRKDISPQEVLVIRKIHPCLPSFKAEFTASVPLTRIRDIAHRNDIPHDLKLQIKHTIQNKLHRNAGPEDLVATEAMLVKITKNPGEYSQAFVEQFKIFHQELKDFFNAGSLAEQLESIRESMDEHAISALNSFLECKKDLDAALESTSDSEEKGIKLLFKTMESLNALREIIVKGLESGLRNDAPDSAIAMRQKWRLCEIGLEDYSFVLLSRYLNVLEVLGGARWMAANVQSKNVASWNDPLGALTIGVHQLKLSNWKPEECGAIENELSAWSKQGLSDLEGNEDGKTIWTLRLKATLDRTKRLTDEYTEELLKIFPQKVEMLGKALGIPENNVRTYTEAEIRAGMIFQVSKLCTLLLKAVRSSLGSQGWDVLVPGAVSGTLVQVERIVPGSLPSPTEGPIILLVNKADGDEEVTAAGKNIVGVILQQELPHLSHLGVRARQEKVVFVTCEDEEEVANIKSLVGSPVRLEASPTGVNLKLSSLVDSDDKYSVKTSDDSFSGVDISSFSAGRISNYIQGASSGGVILLPDAETETSGAKAAACGRLSSLSSISDKVYSDQGVPASFRVPAGAVLPFGSMELELENSNCTETFRSLLEKIETAKLEGGELDELCHQLQQLISSLKPSKDVIESIERMFPSNARLIVRSSANVEDLAGMSAAGLYESIPNVSPSNPTVFGSAVSQVWASLYTRRAVLSRRAAGVPQKEASMAVLVQEMLSPDLSFVLHTVSPTEQDNNVVAAEIASGLGETLASGTRGTPWRISTGKFNGQVQTLAFANFSEELLVRGAGPADGEVIRLTVDYSKKPLTVDPVFRRQLGQRLCSVGFFLERKFGCPQDVEGCLVGKDIFIVQTRPQPQ, from the exons ATGGATTGTGTGCGTGGCTTGCAGTGCCACTCTTCTACTTCTCCCTTCAGATTCACACAtccatcttcctcttcctcttcctcctccttctttttccTTCCTCCGCCTCTCACTCGCCGTCTCCGATTCCGTTCCACCCACACTCTTCCCCTTCTCACTCTCTCCGTTCTCTCCTCTACTCAAACTAGGGAAGAGCACacgacgaagaagaagaaggcgaAGGCTAAAGACAAAGTCCAGCTTCACGTTCAGTTAGATCACCAAGTTGAATTCGGCGATCACGTCGCGATTCTAGGATCAACCAAAGAGCTTGGATCTTGGAAGAACAATGTTCCCATGAACTGGACGGAAAATGGATGGGTCTGCGACCTCAACCTCGACCTCAAAGCCGGTCAAGAAGACGAAAACGCCCTCCAGTTTAAGTTCGTTATTGTGAAGAACGACAACACTCTTGTTTGGGAAGATGGAGATAACAGAGTGTTGAAACTCCCCACCAAGCCAGGCAATTTTGCCACCCTTGCCACATGGAACGCTACCGATGAGAATATGGAGCTCATGCCTTTGGAATTGGACGAAGACCATGGCGGCGGCGATGATGATGCGTCCGCCGCTGAGGATCAGGGTAATGGAGCTTCTCCTGTCTTGGAAGCGGATTCCGAGACCAGTTCTTTTGTGGGACAGTGGCAGGGTAAATCCATTTCTTTTATGCGATCCAACGAGCATGAATCCCATGAAACTCAACGGAAATGGGACACTTCTGGTCTTCAAGGCTTGGCTCTCCGATTGGTTGAAGGTGATCAAAGTGCCAGGAACTGGTGGAGAAAG CTTGATATCGTTCGCGATATTATAGATGGAAGTCTGCAGGGAGAAGATTCACTGAATGCTCTCATATACTCTGCCATCTATCTCAAG TGGATAAACACAGGGCAGATTCCTTGTTTTGAAGATGGAGGTCACCATCGCCCAAATAGGCATGCTGAGATTTCAAGGCTTATATTTCGTGAATTAGAGCGGCATACAAGCCGGAAGGATATATCACCACAG GAAGTTCTTGTCATCCGTAAGATTCATCCATGTTTGCCATCTTTCAAGGCTGAATTCACTGCATCTGTTCCTCTGACTCGAATTAGAGATATTGCTCACCGGAATGACATCCCACATGACCTCAAG TTACAAATTAAGCACACTATACAAAACAAGCTTCACCGAAATGCTGGTCCTGAAGATTTGGTTGCAACAGAAGCTATGCTTGTTAAAATCACAAAGAACCCAGGAGAATATAGTCAAGCATTTGTGGAGCAATTCAAGATCTTTCATCAAGAACTCAAAGACTTCTTTAATGCTGGCAG TCTTGCTGAACAGCTAGAATCAATTCGTGAATCTATGGATGAGCATGCCATTTCAGCACTTAACTCGTTCTTGGAGTGCAAAAAG GATTTGGATGCTGCATTAGAATCAACTTCTGATTCAGAAGAAAAAGGAATTAAACTTCTATTTAAAACCATGGAATCTTTGAATGCTTTGAGAGAAATTATTGTAAAGGGTCTCGAAAGTGGTCTCAGGAATGATGCTCCAGATTCAGCAATAGCTATGCGGCAAAAG TGGCGCTTATGTGAGATTGGCCTTGAGGATTACTCGTTTGTTCTTTTGAGCAG ATATCTCAATGTGCTTGAAGTTCTGGGGGGTGCTCGTTGGATGGCTGCAAATGTGCAGTCAAAAAATGTAGCTTCATGGAATGATCCTCTTGGAGCCCTTACTATTGGAGTCCACCAGCTGAAATTGTCTAATTGGAAACCAGAAGAATGTGGTGCTATCGAAAATGAGCTCAGTGCCTGGAGTAAACAAGGCCTTTCTGATTTGGAAG GGAATGAAGATGGCAAGACTATTTGGACATTGAGACTGAAAGCTACTCTTGATAGAACAAAAAGGCTAACTGATGAATATACTGAAGAACTTCTTAAGATATTCCCCCAAAAAGTCGAG ATGCTAGGAAAAGCTCTAGGAATTCCTGAAAACAATGTCCGAACATATACAGAAGCTGAAATTCGTGCTGG TATGATATTTCAGGTTTCGAAATTATGCACTCTTCTTCTAAAAGCTGTTAGAAGTAGTCTTGGTTCTCAAGGTTGGGATGTTCTTGTTCCAGGAGCTGTTTCAGGAACATTGGTTCAG GTTGAAAGGATTGTTCCGGGATCACTACCATCACCAACAGAAGGACCTATTATCCTTCTTGTTAACAAAGCTGATGGTGATGAAGAG GTTACTGCTGCTGGGAAGAACATAGTGGGAGTCATACTTCAGCAAGAGCTACCTCACTTATCTCATCTTGGTGTTAGGGCGCGGCAG GAAAAGGTTGTATTTGTCACTtgtgaagatgaagaagaagttGCTAATATAAAAAGTCTTGTCGGGTCACCTGTGAG GCTGGAAGCATCTCCCACGGGTGTGAATCTGAAGCTGTCCTCTTTAGTTGATTCTGATGACAAATATTCAGTTAAAACTTCTGATGACAGTTTCTCTGGAGTTGACATTTCATCTTTCTCTGCTGGTAGAATCTCCAATTATATTCAG GGTGCTTCTTCCGGAGGAGTTATCTTGCTTCCTGATGCAGAAACAGAGACTTCTGGTGCAAAGGCAGCTGCATGTGGTCGTTTGTCTTCATTGTCCTCTATTTCTGATAAAG TTTACAGTGATCAGGGAGTGCCGGCTTCTTTTCGAGTTCCTGCTGGGGCAGTTTTACCATTTGGATCCATGGAATTGGAGCTAGAGAATAGTAACTGCACTGAAACATTTAGGTCGTTGTTGGAAAAGATAGAAACTGCAAAACTAGAGGGTGGTGAGCTTGATGAGCTATGCCATCAATTGCAGCAATTGATTTCTTCCTTGAAGCCAtcaaaagatgtgattgaaagcATTGAGAGAATGTTTCCAAGCAATGCACGATTGATTGTTCGTTCCAGCGCCAACGTTGAAGACTTGGCTGGAATGTCAGCTGCTGGACTCTACGAATCAATACCCAATGTTAGTCCTTCCAATCCAACAGTTTTTGGATCTGCAGTTAGCCAAGTGTGGGCTTCGCTATACACACGGCGGGCAGTTTTGAGTCGCCGTGCTGCTGGTGTGCCGCAGAAGGAAGCTTCCATGGCAGTTTTAGTCCAAGAAATGCTTTCGCCAGATCTATCATTTGTACTACACACTGTCAGCCCAACAGAGCAGGATAATAATGTTGTGGCGGCCGAGATTGCTTCTGGCCTTGGTGAAACTCTGGCTTCTGGTACCAGGGGTACTCCATGGCGTATATCAACAGGTAAATTCAACGGTCAAGTGCAAACGCTGGCTTTTGCAAACTTTAGTGAGGAATTGCTGGTACGTGGAGCAGGACCTGCGGATGGAGAGGTTATCCGTTTGACTGTGGATTACAGCAAGAAACCGCTGACTGTTGATCCAGTTTTCCGTAGACAACTCGGTCAACGCCTTTGTTCGGTGGGGTTTTTCCTTGAGAGGAAATTTGGTTGCCCACAGGATGTGGAGGGATGTCTTGTTGGAAAAGACATCTTCATTGTACAGACAAGGCCTCAGCCGCAGTAG
- the LOC130950756 gene encoding UPF0235 protein At5g63440 has product MPKRTTHTYSSEDAAPEGPHSDLFVYYCKHCGSHVLITDTQLQKMPKRKTDKAYVLDKNKHLARFNIHEAGKVILKRGEGKIEKQFRMNCIGCGLFVCYRAEQDLELSSFVYVVDGALSTVAAETNPQDAPVPPCISQLEGGLVQVAIEVEDRAQRSAITRVNADDVRVTVAAPAARGEANNELLEFMGKVLGLRLSQMTLQRGWNNKSKLLVVEDLTARQVYEKLLEAVQP; this is encoded by the exons atgCCGAAGAGGACAACACATACATACTCAAGTGAAGATGCAGCGCCGGAGGGTCCTCACTCCGATCTCTTTGTTTATTACTGCAAGCACTGTGGTTCCCACGTCCTCATAACTG ATACTCAGTTACAGAAAATGCCCAAAAGGAAGACCGATAAAGCCTACGTTTTAGACAAGAACAAACATCTTGCTAGATTCAACATTCATGAAGCCGGAAAAGTTATCTTGAAACG AGGCGAAGGCAAAATCGAGAAACAATTCCGCATGAATTGTATTGGTTGTGGTCTCTTTGTTTGTTACCGTGCAGAACAAGATTTAGAACTTTCATCTTTTGTGTATGTTGTTGATGGAGCACTCAGTACTGTAGCTGCTGAAACCAACCCACAG gaTGCACCAGTTCCACCATGTATCTCCCAGCTTGAAGGAGGACTTGTTCAGGTTGCGATAGAAGTGGAAGATCGAGCACAAAGATCTGCAATCACAA GAGTGAATGCGGATGATGTTCGAGTCACTGTAGCTGCTCCTGCTGCCCGTGGAGAAGCAAACAACGAACTATTGGAATTTATGGGAAAA GTTTTGGGTTTGAGATTGAGTCAGATGACTCTTCAGAGAGGATGGAATAACAAGTCAAAGCTACTTGTG GTGGAGGATTTGACTGCTAGACAAGTTTATGAGAAACTTTTGGAGGCTGTGCAACCTTGa